CGTTCTTTTCTGTAGACCAACCAAATAACCATTCCAGCACCCATGGGCCTGTTTAGCTATTCAAATCTGGGCTCAACCCAGGGCCGCGaatttgaatcaaattcttgaccattcttttttttttggaaaattcgGATTGAATTCCTAACCCAGCCATCTGGCTGGAAGAGGTTGGGTTCTCGAATTTTCTCTAGAATATAACCCTCTCTCTCGTTCGCCTTGTTATCGTGGCAAAGTGATTTTGGCATTCCATTTCCAATTTCCCATGCATGTGAAGCTGTGTTGTGGCCAAAACTTTAATTAGTTACACAAAACCTGAAAGAAGAAGCCACAAACATGCATGATGAGGTAATACGTAGTGTGCTCAACTAACTGATCTAGTGCTCTTTCATTGTCAGACTCATACTTGTTTCGTGTGATTGGCATGACTTTGTaaagggattttttttttaaaaaaagaatacATTGAACATCGATGTGTCGTTTGACAGAGAATGCATGTGTCGACAAGTTCGATTTATTGGAAGAGGTTTCATCTGAGAACCGCTTTTCAACACCACCCTAACCTGCTCTTCAATTTAAAACTCTACACGATCACGTTAGCTATAACCACCTGTACCTGTTCGAGTGCTCTAGGATGCATACAGTCAGACATAAAAAATACAAGCTTTCCAACAATTCATAATcaagctagctagcttgctTTAATTTATCTTAGGGTGATGTGTATTCGGTACCCAAAACCTACGGATtagtgttatttattatatgacACCTAGGTGTTTCTTTTCCTCCATtgcacctttttttttccttcactcAATAGTTACTAATCTCTCTCCTCCATTGGATTTGGGGTTTTAGGGTTATGTGTAGTTAGGAATTTAGGATAGGAGATTTGACACTTTAGAGGAAAACCCAGGTAAGGATACTTGTCTCAACAGTGAGAAGATTGGTGTACAGGACCGCGAGGTGGCGGAGGATAGCCAAGGTGAGACTCGTGACTCACTTAAAACAGGTAGCAATAGAGGCGAGGAGCAATGGCGGACCATGTGGCTGGAACGATCGGATATTGTACTGAGGGTGAGGACACCATGACCTTTCTAGTTTTATTATAAGAGCATAGGATAATTGTATGATCCAGTATTCTTAAGGCATCGTCTAGACAACAAAGCGCACCCAAGGTATCATAAAGGCTTAGTTACACCTTATCGCCTAGGTAATAAGGCGTATTCAAGGGGCTATCGCCTTAAAAACAATGGTAGCAGGATCAATGTTTATAAAGATTTGATTATAAAAATTTAGGTGTAAGAGAACATGAAAGGCTATGTATGATACAGATGGCCCATTCATTATTGTGAAAGTAAGAGTATTTGAGCATTGTCCTAAAATGCATCCTTTCAATATAATTGCTAAGTGTGAAAGTTTAGCATTTAATTTTAGTTCATCCAAGCATGCCCCAATTATATTTCACAACATCCGGACAAGTGACAAAAGAGTAcagtgaaatgctacaacagaTTTCCAGGGCTGCCGGTGACCGAAGAAAAACCAAGGAGATGCTTCGACCATGTGAGCTGCTCAACACAGTTGCGACACATCCCGCACTGACAGTCCATTCCTTCACGGCGTACGCATAGCAGGTTTGACCTACACCTGTGCGCACGTACCGTCTCGCGTGTGCCAATCCTCGCGTACGTGCTACTTAATCCCCATACGTGCCCCCGTAGCGCGCGCGCTCCACTCCGGCCGGCGCACCACAACCCACGCCGCGCGCCATgcacgacgccgccgtggccggcgtCCACCAcgccctcgtcgccggcgccgctgcggcGCTCCTCGCGCTGGCCGTCGCGCTCTTCCTGCTATGGCGCAGGAGACGTGCCGCTGCCGTGagaggggccgccgccgcccgccccggctccgcggcggcggcgcccctgccGGTGGTCCCGCTCGCCGACGTCGAGCGCGCCACGGACGGGTTCCACCCGAGCCGGGTCGTCGGGCAGGGGTGGCACTTCTCCGTgtacgcggcggcgcccggggtCGCCGCCAAGCGCATGCACCCACACCTCGTCCTTGGGGaccccggcgggcggcggttcCCCGCCGCGGTCCGCTcgctcgccgtgccgccccACCCGAACGTCGCGGCCATCATCGGCCTCTCCGAGGGCCCCGGCGAGCGGGTCATCCTCGTCGAGCGCGCCCCCGAAGGCGCCGCCAGCCTCCACAGGCTCCTCGCCGGGGGCGACGCACGCCACGTCCCCACGCTATCGTGGCCCCAGCGCGctgcggtcgccgccggcgccgcgcgcgggctGGCGCACCTGCACGCGCACGGCGTGGTCCACGGCCGCGTGAGGCCGTGCAACGTTCTCGTGAacgcctccggcggcggcggcggcggcgcgcgctggaGGCAGGCGACCAGGCTCACGGACTACGGGCTGGCCGGCTTCCTCGACCGCCGCGACGACGCGCGCGCGGAGGACGACGTGTACATGTTCGGCGCGGTGCTGCTGGAGCTGCTCACGGGGCGGCGCTGGGACGGCAGCCGGCTCGCGGACTGGGCCCTGCCGCACatacgcgccggcgccggcatggAGGTACTCGACGTGGCGCGGGCCGGCGCGCCGGCCGACAAGGCGGAGGCGCGGCTCCTGGCGCGGGCGGCCAGGGTGGCGCTGGCGTGCGTGGGCAACGACGGGCGCAGCCGGCCGGGGATGGCGGAGGTGTCGACCATCCTCAGCGACGTGGAGGCCGCGTACCGGCGCCGCGACGGCGCACCGGTGGGCGAGGACGAGGAagccgacggcggcgacgagggtcgtCTCAGTGGATGCCTTCTTGGAACCAGCAGGAGCGTCCACAAGGCGGACATGCTGCTCCGGCCTCCCGTGTGATGTGAAGACCCAAAGCTGTTGAATTCTTAGGGAAATTGATCAACTGATGACTACCACTAATCGGCTAGGATAGTGTGAAATGTTCTTGTTTGTTAGTAAACAACTTTTTCTGAAACTTCTTGTTTtctatttgtaaaaaatacAGTTACTGCGTAGATCATGAGTAGAATGTACAGGCTATTTGAGCATCTGGCGGTTTCATATTGATTCGGTGATTTCTCGATTTTTAAATCGACCCTGTTCGGAACATGGAATTTCTTCAAGGAACCATGTACATTTGTACTGGCTCTTTGGTAAAATTCCGCATCTCTGCAGGACTAGCACCACCATGATTCTTTATCCGGGAGGAACAAGATGACATATGATCATGGGAGGTTTCTTGCATGGACGCCGTTGACTCACTGTTCATCGATCACTGGTATCCGTTGACAGTGAGCTGAATAAGAGCTGCGCAGATGCTTCCTGTGCCTTGTGCCGTGGGCTAGCGTTCGTGTACTGTGGAAGGCATTGTCAGTCAGATATGGCAGAGAGGATGCCTGCCGTATACTCAATCCTCGCCCGAGTGTACTGCCGATAGTTTGTCCTCGTGATCTTTTTAACATGGTCTTCAGCGAGGAGATATGCGATTAGATTTGGAACAAGGTAATAGCCGGAGGAATAGTTGGACCCCTTTAAAAATAGTtgtcaaatttgttgaattgtaAAACTATGTGAGCCTCTCGGCAGCCACCATAGCCACTTAGGCTTAGGAGCTCTTTGGCAATTGGACAGAGGACCTACGTTCGGCATGTTACAAAATATTTATATTAGGATGCTCTCATCctctatttactctctcttttACACCCTCCATAATAGGTGTTTACTACCCCTATTAAGGGTGGTTTATGGCTTTCTTTATTCCCTCTATTGATGGGGctcatatatatacacacacaaagGATCAATGGAAAAGTCTGACTCTTTTTTCAACAACACTTGTCTCATTTCACTTTGCTCATATTTTAACACATTATCAGCACCTTGCTCTCCACCTTTTTCTTCAAAGAATAGCTTAGTTCGATAGATCATCGATCTAGGAGAAGCCAATCGATCTACTCAAATCCAATCGGATCAAGGTAAGGACGGCGAAACATTGCATTGCTCCCTACGTCCCTATCTGTTCAATTGCTGGTTACCTCTTCTCCGATGAGGATGAGGACCGCGCGTCCACGCTCCTTCACCGGCCCGAGCGCCCAGCCCGGCCTCGGATCGGCGACCGGCGGCCAGGTGCCTCGGCGACCCTCATGCGACCTTGCGTCGCGACCACGGACGGTCCGCGCGGCTTCGGCTCGCACGACCGCGGTGGCCCTCCACACGCGTCCGGCGTCCCACGGTCTCGCACGACGGAGCGGCCTTCACGCGGCCTCGCCCGCGGTCCGCCAAGTCCCACGTGGTCTGCGCGCGACCTCGCGCACGGCTCCGGCGTCCATGCGCGACCCGGCAGCACTCTCCGGCCTCCGCGCGATGAGCAGCAGGGGCAGTTTCTCGCCCAACCGCGCACCTGCGGCTCCCGAGCGGCCCTCCGACTTCCGCGGCTGGGCGGGCCCACCTGGCGCGGGGTGGCCCACGCGGCGCGCATCCACGACGCGCCCGCACGGCGCGGACGAGGCCAAGCGGCGTCGGCATCGACCGGGCATCCATCCGCACGTACAAGCAGCGAGGCCGTGACGCCTAGAAGACGAGCGACGGTTTTCCTCCGTGGAAACCATCCGTCTCTCGTGGATTGGATGGATAGGATTAGTGCCTTTTGCGCGAAAGTCCCCCCATTTTCTGCAAATTGCATGATAGTCCTAATGGATTATTGACTATATTGTAGATTTCTGTTTTGGCCCTCAGGTTTTAAGATCTATAAAGTACTATATTTACCCCATGTAAATATAATTATGATGCACAATATTTACCtcatgtaaataaatatatttgtgACCACATGTCAACAGAAGTTGTATCATAATATGTACTATAGATGAGTTTACCACAGTAAATTCATACATTCGAGTTCCTAATGTACTATAGATGAGTTCACCACAGTAAATTCATACATTCGAGTTCTTATTTCTATAGGAATTTCAGTTACATGGTTCAAAGAGTTTGCCCACGGCAATTCCCAATAACATGTAATCAAGGTGTTGAGTATACTGTTCAAAGTGTTGTCATCAGACATCCCCAATAACAATATATTTCActtcatttattttttatgcaatttattttttatggaATTTATTTTCCATAcaatttatttttgtatttatttaATTAAATGCATTTACTTATTCTTTAAGTTTTCAAGTGCTTAATTTATTCTATGCAATTTACATTTGTGTTTTTAATTAAGCACATTTACTTATATTTTAAATTCCTAGTGCTTAAATTATTTCATACAAATGTTTTACGTGATTACCTCTTCATTGTGTATAATGTTCTGAAACTTTGCATATTGGCCACCTACAAGGTAGTACTATAGTACTACTGCAAGATCTACACTATGTCACACATAGTGATTATCTTCAACGTGCGTATCCAATATCAAATTTTAGAACAAAAGACCTTCACCTTCACGGTGACAACTTTTTTCATTACAAAATTGGTCATACATGCATGGTGTACCACAGTACCACCATAGGGTTTCATCCTCAATATATGCATCCCAGTTTTAAATATGAACTACAAAAGAGGTCTACACCTACAGGTGCTTGCCATAATTCATCTTTGAGATTGGTCATACACAAGTTAGTATCACAATACTACTGTAGTATCTACACTATGTCCATCACATAGTGACTATCTGCATGTGATTATCCAATCTAAATATGAATTGCATAAGGTTTACATCATTTGGATGTTTACTTTCAAAGCAATAGTCTCACGATTTGAGGTCTACACCGTGTTTTCTACAAACATAGTGACTACCTCTGAGTTCAATCACCCAATAAGGTCGATGTCATATGACCACCTTCAAAGTGTGATCAACTCGTACTACTGGCATAAAACACAAAGGTAATGGGATGACATCTACTGCACATACACATATTTTCAGATTATGCTCCCTACTACAAGGTCACCAATTTGCCTTGCGCTCTTGTGTGTTAAATTGTTAATATCAAATTGAGACTATATCTTGGCAATAATCATTGTACATAGTGATGATAGTAGTGATTTTCTATCACCTATCCAATATGAGGTAAACACTATATGTGATTCAAGACTCATCTTGACTTCACAAAATTTTGGCATATGCCAATTCAAGACACATCTTGAATATGAAGTTATTTAAGTAACCATTTACTTAAATAAATAGCATATATAGCGCATAATTTGGGGGGCTATTCTGTCGCATACGGAGCCTATGTTTTGGCAAATATTTCACATCATCTATTACCACAGGAATAGATCCCAAAACACCTTAAATCCCCAAAAGTTTTGCCCTTATGCTATACAATTTACTCTTCGAATAAATTTATACATGATAAACTCATGTAGGACATGGCTAATATATCCAGCTTAGGATATATCCAACCTCGCATTGGATGGAATTAATTTTTCCTAACATGAGCATTAAGATATCAACGATATCATTAGGGGCATATGGCATAACAACAGTTATTCCTCAACCCCCAACCAAATGCTCAATCCATTCTGGATATTGTCATACTTGCATTTATTTGCATTTTTATTCAACTCCAACACTTGGATTTTTCACAAATCCATGTATTCAAAGGAGTGAGATCCATCTACCCTTTGCATGTCCCTCATTGGAATTTCAACAAAGAATGTAATTTTGCCCAAATCATAAATGATTGTTTACTCATTTATTTATCAAGGATCTTCGATCCATGGCAATTTACAACTTATGGATCCTCATGAAtgcaaacattttttttcacTTAGCAAAGTGAATGTGTGTGACAAATCTCACATTTTTCAAACAAAAATGTGATTGTACAATCCATGTACACAGAAATGCCAAATCCAACATTTGGCTAAACTATATCTCTAACTTATTGGAGGCAAGCGAGTTCTTTGGACCAATTTAAAGTTGACTTTCACAAGCGAACGCTTACAAAAGTCCTCATATTTCCATTGAAAATATTATTAGCCTAATGTCAATATGATGTCCATAATATGTACCTCATACATGTTGCGTACAAAATAATTTTCTCTCTTGATCCATTCAAGATTTTGCACATTTGCCATGATCATTGTACAAATGACGAGAAAATTATTATCAATTCTATTGGTCATAACATCAATGTGAGCCACCAAATTTCTTGAATAAATTCAAGAACATACATGTgactccatttgaatcttatgGACCATAAAGATACTATGTAATGCACATTTATGCATCTACAATGTTGTCCTAAAAGTGCGCCTTACTCATAAGGTACCACAAATCTACCAAACTCATTGCTCAAATTCATCAATTTGGAGCAAACGATCCTGGACGCGGAGTCTAATCCATTTACATGGAACTGTTTGGTTTAGGGACTACATTAAGTATCTCATGTTCATACACATAATGGCCAAACTGAATCTCTCATCAAGAGAATCAAGTTTGTTGTTCGATCAAAGGGCATTTTTGAGATCGACATGAGGTATCATTATCCGTCATTCAATAATATCTCAGATCTCAAATAGGGGATTCATTCATTGCTCATACGTTGAACACACCTTTGAGGAAGATTCCATGCATTAGCAGGAGATACTTACCACACATAGAATGCCATGAATCAAAAAGAGAATGTCACTATTGATATTCGATCCTCAAATCCACGTACCAAAGAATCTGAACCAATAGTTCAGAATATCTTATATTTGCAACACATTACAAATACTCTGCCAAATGCATTTATTTGTCATCAAATTGTCACCATATCCGATTCCCATCTAATGTGCTAGAAAGAGTGGAGATACCTAACAAAACCACTCAACTCTTGAATCTaaataagagggggagaagtatgGCCACATAGGGATGCAGCTTCTTGCAAGCATTCTCAGATTAGGGGGAGACAATTATCTAAGACAATACATGCATATCAACCTCATGTTGATAGACAACATATGGATATTTACTATCCAAAGCCTATGGATGTTTAACATCCAAAAGCCCAGCAGAACTAGTGCACAAATATAGGCGCTGGGTCATTGGAATGCCCTAACTTTGTTATTATGGGAAATAACATGAAGTTCAAAAGGGTCAATATTTCCACATGCTAAAATTGGTTCCATTGAATCAATCATCCTAAAGACTACAAAATGTCGACATACTCCTCAATATTGCCACACACTTTATCTGGATCCAGACCAAAAGTCCTAGGCAAAGTGTTCCAACACTCATCATATTGGGTCAATCAAAGGTGGCAATTAAGGAGAATTgctttcactcaaagtgagaaATCTTTACTTTGTTAATGGTTTCTCCTCACAATGCTTTCTCAACG
The Panicum virgatum strain AP13 chromosome 6N, P.virgatum_v5, whole genome shotgun sequence genome window above contains:
- the LOC120680004 gene encoding leucine-rich repeat receptor protein kinase MSL1-like produces the protein MHDAAVAGVHHALVAGAAAALLALAVALFLLWRRRRAAAVRGAAAARPGSAAAAPLPVVPLADVERATDGFHPSRVVGQGWHFSVYAAAPGVAAKRMHPHLVLGDPGGRRFPAAVRSLAVPPHPNVAAIIGLSEGPGERVILVERAPEGAASLHRLLAGGDARHVPTLSWPQRAAVAAGAARGLAHLHAHGVVHGRVRPCNVLVNASGGGGGGARWRQATRLTDYGLAGFLDRRDDARAEDDVYMFGAVLLELLTGRRWDGSRLADWALPHIRAGAGMEVLDVARAGAPADKAEARLLARAARVALACVGNDGRSRPGMAEVSTILSDVEAAYRRRDGAPVGEDEEADGGDEGRLSGCLLGTSRSVHKADMLLRPPV